TATAGTATGAGGgatatttattaaaagagagGTATTTCTATTTCTATGGGGGGCtctatataaattaaggtatcttttttcttttccaaATTAATAGTCTTTTTCCTAATCAGCGACCCCCCCGTTAGGAGGAACGACTAACGGGGACGGCCGATTTTGAGGCCCCACTAAGTATTATTTCTGTTGAATTGCTCTGGGGCTTCCGTCCCTTGACCTTATGCAGCCTTTTTTAACAAAGTGCTCGTTTTGGAGGCCCGGGACCGTATCGGTGGCCGGACATGGTCCTCCAACATTGAGGGCCACACCTATGAGCTTGGGGGAGGGACCTTGACAGACATGCGACCTCCAAGTCCATTGATCCATCGTAGTGAGGGCGACGTGGTGGAGATGAATCGGAAAGAGATAACACAGACTACCAAGCATTCCTGTTTGTGGATACGGGAGCTGATTAGAATTGTTTTTGTACCCATTGGCTCATGTGAAACGTAGACTGACCGAAATCACCACCGGCCTAACCCTGCACCAGCACTACCAACTTGCTTGCGTGCCTTATCTTGTAACGCAACCACCCACTTTAGTCCAAATCGAATTGAAAGTTTAGATTTCCCACTTGTTTGGTTCATCTAAGAGACCTTAACACGTACGAACGCATTTCGAACTGATGGTCTAGAATATGAGAGTGAGTATGTAGTACTTGTCCGAACCATGTAAGCAAGGGGTGATGAAGTGTGGTGATACGGACGGACCACCCATGAGACGGTTTCGGTTTAGTTTCGCCTTCTCTTATCTGTTCCCCGCATTTTAGCGTAGCGGACTTCATCCCGGCTTCCCCCCGGTGCCGATATTAAATGGGGTCCCGCTCTAACGGTTGCCTCATGTCTCCCGACATTGTCATCCGACTCTTCACTTGCGAGCTATTGTCCCGTCATTCCGAACCTCTGCTTCTCGTCTTTCGATTCCTCTCCGTTAGTGTGCAAGGGTACCATGCCCCAGGCAAAAGAAAACAGAGTTCACAAACGGTCAGGCACCCAGAATGGGGAGCTGGCCAAGCGGAGGGCCCCGTATGCTCTACGGGCCTGTGATGCCTGCAGACGCCGCAAAGGGAAGTGTGATGGACGACAGCCATGCGGACATTGTGTGGGTAGAGGACAAGACTGTAGCtacagcagcagcttcgcGCCCGAAGTTTGGCAACCGACAGCGGTTGTCGCTGCGGGCCGGGAGACTGGCAAGTCTGATAACCGGCGACACGGCTCAGCTGTATCATAGTATGCCACCATGGACGCACATGTGCCACCATCTAACTGACCTGAACCTACTATAGCAACAGAGATGCCCTCGTGGAGATGCTATCGACTCTCCAGGAGCAGTTGGACACTCTGGCGGCCCAAGTGCGCCCGCCCACGCAGGTCCAGCTTGactcaccatcaccaaccttgGCAGCTGATTGTAGCGGTGATGAGAACTTCATCGCTACTCTCATCAATGACACCGGTGTCGGTCAGGATAGCGCACACCCGGCCAAACAGCAGTCGCGTGGTTCAGCGCAGCACTTCTATGGACCGACAAGTCCAGACTACAGCTTGAACGTAGCCCAGTTGAAACTCCGTCGAAACAGCTTCCCGGGCGCCCCGCTCCAGCAACGGCAGTTTCAGCTGGCCACCATCGATGAGGATGCTTcggatgaggacgaggtcgCCGACACCCCCAGCCCTGCTATGCCACCACGAGTCCTTGACCGCGAGGCCCTCGGGCGACTACTGCAGTTCCGCTCCTTTGTGGATCTACAAGAAGCAATTCGTCTTTTGCACGTGTATCAAGAGGTTGTAGGAGACCTTCATCCGCTGATTGACCTCAACGAGGTTATTTCCCTAGCACGGTCCTGTTATGCAGATCCAGAGTCTGTAGTTTGGGATGTTTCTGCCAGGAAATCAGGAGCTGCTTCAGACGAAAACCTTGTCATTTTGAACCTGGCTTTGGCCATAGCCCTCCGAGCCGATTCTAATCCGGAGAGTTCTTCCGTCGAAATTCTTGTCCGAAACTGTTTTCAAGATGCCGTCAATACAAAACTCGGCACAGCTCCCCATAGCATCAGGCATGTCACCATCGTCCTGCTTAATGTATGCTCGCGTACCTACCAACCCATCTACCCGGTCGTCACCTTACTAACTCGAAGTGCAGGGCTTATATGAATTCTTCCAAGATATGCCACGCTCCGCGTGGCGCATGTGTGGAATTGCTGGTCACATGCTAATGGAGCTGGGGTTTCACAATGGTGAAGTATCCAAGCATCTCTTGGAATTGAACGCCcagagagaagaagcttggAATTTGATCAGCTGTATCCTCATTATTGATCGCCAATGGAGCTCTGCAACTGGGCTTCCAACACATTTCAACAATTCCAGCTTCAGCGCAATTCCCATGTCTTCCGTAAGTGAACATCTGTCTTACAAGTCGCCACGCGCTAATCTGTGGCAGATCAAGAACCCTCATGTCAAGGCGATGCATGCCTTTATCCTCATCAGCGACAAATTTAGTGAGCCTATTGCGCAAGCTGCCAAGGGAGAAGGGTAtagtgatgatgaagccttCGAGCTGATGAGCTTCCAAATCGAAcagtggaggaagaaggctgtTGGGGAGCATATACTCTCTCAGTCTGACAAGTGGCAAACCGAACCGTCGACGAAGCCTCCCACGTGGTCAATTCTTCTGAATCTCAGGGCTGAATCTGTTCGTAGTTTGCTGCTCAAGccgttcttcttctcagagTCTGATCCTGGGAAAATTACCAAACACATCCGGCCTGCGACGGAACTGGTATTCAAAGTCGTCAACGTTCTCTACACCCTCGATACTACCACTGATATATACCGTAAACAACACCCCAACTATCAACATCTATTAGCGTCCGCGATAGCACTTGCCTTTCTACTGGTAGCGCTTATTGAACAACATAGGACTGATTTGCTGCCAAGCCTATCTCCGGACCTCCTCGATTCACTGAGTCGCAGTTTCGAAATGGCGGTCGCTCTGACGGATAACTACGTCAAGACATCGAGGGCAGCGCGTAGACTATCAAAAAGGTTATGCGAGAT
This window of the Fusarium keratoplasticum isolate Fu6.1 chromosome 3, whole genome shotgun sequence genome carries:
- a CDS encoding Fungal-trans domain-containing protein encodes the protein MPADAAKGSVMDDSHADIVWVEDKTVATAAASRPKFGNRQRLSLRAGRLASLITGDTAQLNRDALVEMLSTLQEQLDTLAAQVRPPTQVQLDSPSPTLAADCSGDENFIATLINDTGVGQDSAHPAKQQSRGSAQHFYGPTSPDYSLNVAQLKLRRNSFPGAPLQQRQFQLATIDEDASDEDEVADTPSPAMPPRVLDREALGRLLQFRSFVDLQEAIRLLHVYQEVVGDLHPLIDLNEVISLARSCYADPESVVWDVSARKSGAASDENLVILNLALAIALRADSNPESSSVEILVRNCFQDAVNTKLGTAPHSIRHVTIVLLNGLYEFFQDMPRSAWRMCGIAGHMLMELGFHNGEVSKHLLELNAQREEAWNLISCILIIDRQWSSATGLPTHFNNSSFSAIPMSSIKNPHVKAMHAFILISDKFSEPIAQAAKGEGYSDDEAFELMSFQIEQWRKKAVGEHILSQSDKWQTEPSTKPPTWSILLNLRAESVRSLLLKPFFFSESDPGKITKHIRPATELVFKVVNVLYTLDTTTDIYRKQHPNYQHLLASAIALAFLLVALIEQHRTDLLPSLSPDLLDSLSRSFEMAVALTDNYVKTSRAARRLSKRLCEMRGILLNLGLLNRSSSGDAARIESTQRSTARTTQKTPFSQTTQLFPSFTSPFTTRDTSVGLGTIFPPTSDVEMQPRSSWTDSLRFQWPVGDTSTIFSEGIF